The following proteins are encoded in a genomic region of Sebastes fasciatus isolate fSebFas1 chromosome 14, fSebFas1.pri, whole genome shotgun sequence:
- the b3galt1b gene encoding beta-1,3-galactosyltransferase 1, whose product MPSKVSCLYLLTVVCWASALWYLSISRPTSTYVGHMSVPAHKSPKTLKNITFTNIHTRSLNPHAFEFVINEPKKCESAAPFLVILISTTHKEFDARQAIRETWGDESTFGDIRILTIFLLGRNTDPILNQMVEQESQIFHDIVVENFIDSYHNLTLKTMMGMRWVATFCPKAQYIMKTDSDIFVNMDNLIYKLLKPTTKPRRRYFTGYVINGGPIRDMRSKWYMSRDLYPDSKYPPFCSGTGYVFSADVAELIYKTSLHTRLLHLEDVYVGLCLRKLGIHPYQNSGFNHWKMAYSLCRYRRVITVHQISPEEMHRIWNDMSSKKHLRC is encoded by the coding sequence ATGCCTTCAAAAGTGTCATGTTTGTACCTGTTGACTGTGGTCTGCTGGGCGAGCGCTCTCTGGTACCTGAGCATATCTCGCCCGACATCCACTTATGTCGGCCACATGTCTGTGCCTGCACACAAGTCTCCGAAGACCCTGAAAAACATCACCTTCACCAACATCCACACCCGCTCCCTTAACCCACACGCCTTTGAGTTTGTCATCAACGAGCCGAAGAAGTGCGAAAGTGCCGCTCCCTTCCTGGTCATCCTCATCAGCACCACGCACAAGGAGTTTGACGCGCGGCAGGCCATCCGGGAGACCTGGGGGGACGAGAGTACCTTCGGCGACATCCGCATCCTCACCATCTTTCTGCTGGGCAGGAACACGGACCCCATCCTGAACCAGATGGTGGAGCAGGAGAGCCAGATCTTCCATGACATCGTGGTGGAGAACTTCATTGACTCCTATCACAACCTCACCCTCAAGACCATGATGGGCATGCGCTGGGTGGCCACCTTCTGCCCCAAGGCGCAGTACATCATGAAGACAGACAGCGACATCTTTGTCAACATGGACAATCTGATCTACAAGCTCCTGAAGCCCACCACCAAGCCAAGGAGGAGATATTTCACCGGCTATGTGATAAACGGTGGCCCCATTAGGGACATGCGCAGTAAGTGGTACATGTCCAGGGActtgtatcctgacagtaagtACCCGCCTTTCTGCTCGGGCACTGGCTACGTGTTCTCAGCGGACGTCGCCGAGCTCATCTACAAGACTTCATTACACACGAGACTGTTGCACCTGGAGGATGTGTACGTGGGACTGTGTTTGCGTAAGCTGGGTATACACCCGTATCAGAACAGTGGCTTCAATCACTGGAAAATGGCCTACAGTCTGTGCAGGTACAGACGGGTTATCACCGTGCACCAGATCTCCCCGGAGGAGATGCACCGCATCTGGAACGACATGTCCAGCAAGAAGCACCTGAGATGTTAG